Part of the Xenopus tropicalis strain Nigerian chromosome 3, UCB_Xtro_10.0, whole genome shotgun sequence genome, TCATCACAAAGGGTGCCAGGAGTTGGCCGATCAAGGAAGAGTCAATGACAACAATGTATAGTTGGTAAAGTGTCATTCAAACCAGTTTAGAGGTAACCTGCCCTTCCTTCTATTTGTTTGCCCCTCCCACATTTACAGGGCCAAACTCAATGGTACAATCTTTTACCTTCTCGGCCATTAGACTGTAAGCATACCAGGGAACCTACCTCTACCCTGAATGTCCCACTTTGGCCCTAACTCGCTGGGTACCAGCTGGGATACTATCTCCTTCCCACTCCTGGGTGGGGCACAGTCCACCCTTACTAGCTCTTCTCTGACTGCTTCTCACCTAGAGTGTGTCTTCTGGATTCTTCTAAACTGGCGTCTCAGGCTCCTGGCTTAGTTCCTTAGATGTTCCCATTGGTCAAAAAGGACCACACCTTCTCCTGTCCTCCTTTTATGCCCTTTGGGCCCCTCTTTTCTAGAATTTTCCCAAAGATGATCCTTTTCTCTGGCTCTGGTGGTGCCTTATAGCGATCACACCTACTGTAGACCAGAGAGTTGTCCAGAGATAGGCCTACCAACCAAGCCTCAAACTTCACCATCACTTATTACTCCCACTGGTAAGGCAGCATTTGTTAGACCTAAACATATGGGCATGGCCTAGTGTCTGCGATGGTCACACTTtagggcagtgatctccaaccagtggctcgagagtacaggctcattttttaatttctggctaggaggcaagttatggttgcataaaaaccaagtataatgccaaacagggccttctgtaggcttccagtcaacataggggctatccagctgcaaaacagttcttctctttctgcattatttgaaaccctggcaggggaggggggactaaaacattgaggttacaaattgtaacaacttctccacagcttacagacggcacgcaggaactacataacccacaatgcattgcactgggatgttcctttccttattgacatcacatgtgtaGGGAAAAATGGTGTCTTTTGTGTGCAGTTACCCGCTGTGGGGGGTTCCGCTACGCAAcgtcccaccaacccatgtacaTAGAGTTCCACATAGGCAAGGAAGGAAAAGCTTTGTGATGGAATGTCTTTTGTTTTACTACAAATAACGATGAACGAAAATTCGACAACGAAATTCGtcattttggcaaatttttgtcgAAAAACTGCCCCCAAAAAATTAGCCGCAACAAAAACTCGGtgagtaaaaaaagttgcagtcgcgtcaataaaaaaaaggagaaggaaaggtaaaaactaagtaagctttatcagaaaggtctatgtaaatacagccataagcactcacagagagtcctctatcaaaagaaacacaggatttcttgtcttcttttgtgcacacatgttcttctgtgtcagacttcctgctctcagaaaaatcattcagggcacgggcacgagtctgctcagtttgctcctccttCCATTCTCCTGCTCCCagtcccatcagaattcactccctctTCCATTAGAATTCGCTCCCCCACCCAACTgtactgtgtaatctgagctaccagcagccagagctgcagcaggaagctactgagaccaacctaaaatggcagctgctatcttaaacaaacagagggagcttctagggctgtttactcaggtatggtaaaggttTCTACagaatatagcgttctaggtggcactattgtgactaGTCTATTGGCAGTACAATGccaatccttctcctttaacggctTTGAATCAAGTCACAGACTGATGATGCGTAACTGACGGCTACTGCCTAGACATCTGTCCTATGATTTATGGCTTGTGTAGCCCAAGAGGCCCAAGCTCTTCCCCTGCGACCATGGCTCTTTTAGACTTATTAACAGAAAGTACAAGACACAGTATAAAGCAAGAGTTTAATTGGCTAGAGTAATCAGAAACAACCAATACCTGTGCAGCCCAAGGATTCCAAACAAGCAAATATCTTCTGTTAAATGAGTAGATTGAGGGTAAGTCGGTGCAAGATCCCAAACACAGACCTAAGAAGCTAAGCGGCCATTACTCCCAGGACATCAAGAGCCACATACACCTTTCGGAGGCGCCATGAGCAAGTTTATTTGTCGCAGCAATAAAACCGGAAGTCAATGACCACGTCGCCTTGCTTGGTGACCTTGGTCTGAATACCACAGATGTAGTCGCTGCATTTGCCGCTCCAAGGTCCATAGAACCCCCTTTGGCTTCCAGATCCTTCAAGTTCAAGGCTGTCCCGGCACCTGAACTTAATGTTGGCCAACATGTCGTCATCGATTCTCTTGGGGGGAGACACTCTGAGGCAGAAGGAGCTGAGAAAGCCATTCATGCACCGGAAAGTGTTAGACCAGGTCCCAGACCTGAAAACATGAAAGGTTCAAGGTCAACGTTCCCCAGTGTTCTCCATAGATTGGAGGTTCAAGGTCAACGTTCCCAATGTTCTCCATAGCATGGAGGTTCAAAGTCAACGTTACCCAATGTTCTCCATAGCTTGGAGGTTCAAGGTCAACGTTCCCCAATGTTCTCCATAGCATGGAGGTTCAAGGTCAACGTTCCCCAATGTTCTCCATAGCTTGGAGGTTCAAGGTCAATGTTCCCCAATGTTCTCCACAGCTTGGAGGTTCAAGGTCAACGATCCCCAATATTCTCCATAGCTTGGGTTTAATGACATTTTCCATTGCGATGACTGTCATAATATGGGTTACGGATATTTATCTTCCCATATCTTTTAATGTACCCGATTGAACCACCCTTCTTACCTGAAACTGTAAGAACCAGGGGGACAAATTCCCAAGGGTTACTGAGCAATAACAATGGCCACTACTCAGTAACACACACTACAAAAAACAGGTGAGATCCACCATTTTGTTTTGCACTTGTACCTTTCCCTTCACATGGAGGCCCAGAACTGGGAGTAGGCAAAGGGTGCAGGGGCCAGGAGactggccaggttgcctagggcacccagttgACTTGGCCTTCCCCTACATGGAGGAATTGCCATCAGTCTCCACCCTTCGAAAAAGTGTACAAAGACCTGTGCCCCTTGATGAATACAGCAATGCCTTTGTCTAGCAGCACTGTATCCATGAGGGGCAGGAAGGTGGCACACATAGGTACtacggatgcactgaatccagtttttggggttcggccgaacccccgaatccatagTAAGGATTTGGAAGGGTCAAATGTTGGCGCGCAAGCAGCGAAAAATTTTCTGCTTCCATGTTCACACTACATATGCCAATTTCGGATTCGGTTcgaccaggaccgtggattcagctgaatccgaaccctgccgaaaaaggcagaatcctggccgaatacaaaaccaaatcctggattaggtgcatccctaatagttaCCAATGTGAAAGCTTCATGGGTATATGAGGCACTCCCCTTATTTCAGTATTTCTGGAGGGCAAACAAACACCAAAGATTGTAATGGCGGCAACTCACTGTCCCTCGGTAGATGTCACAATGTATTCCCCATCAGCTTTATTTTCAGAAGTGCAGTACAGACGGAGCCCATTAAGGGCAGAGTCCCCCGGAATTCCTTCTTTCTCTTTCATCTGAAACCAAAAAAGTTATCGTCATCAAGGCATTATGCCCAGCATGTTACTGTCATTAGATCAAATACAAGTCATAATAattccccagaacccacagcaggataaatacagcaccaattccatgtataataccccagaacccacagtaggataaatacagtgccaattccatgtataataccccagaacccacagcaggataaatacagcgccaattccatgtataataccccagaacccacagcaggataaatacagtgccaattccatgtataataccccagaacccacagcaggataaatacagtgccaattccatgtataataccccagaacccacagcagataaatatagtgccaattccatgtataataccccaaaacccacagcagataaatacagtgccaattccatgtataataccccagaacccacagcaggataaatacagtgccaattccatgtataataccccagaacccacagcagataaatacagtgccaattccatgtataataccccaaaacccacagcagataaatacagtgccaattccatgtataataccccagaacccacagcgggataaatacagggccaattccatgtataataccccagaacccacagcaggataaatacagggccaattccatgtataataccccagaacccacagcaggataaatacagtgccaattccatgtataataccccagaacacacagcaggataaataccagtgccaattccatgtataataccccagaacccacagcaggataaatacagcgccaattccatgtataataccccagaacccacagcaggataaatacagtgccaattccatgtataatacccagaacccacagcaggataaatacagggccaattccatgtataataccccagaacccacagcaggataaatacagtgccaattccatgtataataccccagaacccacagcaggataaatacagggccaattccatgtataataccccagaacccacagcaggataaatacagtgccaattccatgtataataccccagaacccacagcaggataaatacagggccaattccatgtataataccccagaacccacagcaggataaatacagtgccaattccatgtataataccccagaacccacagcaggataaatacagtgccaattccatgtataataccccagaacacacagcaggataaatacagtgccaattccatgtataataccccagaacacacagcaggataaatacagtgccaattccatgtataataccccagaacacacagcaggataaatacagtgccaattccatgtataataccccagaacccacagcaggataaatacagtgccaattccatgtataataccccagaacccacagcaggataaatacagtgccaattccatgtataataccccagaacccacagcaggataaatacagggccaattccatgtataataccccagaacccacagcaggataaatacagtgccaattccatgtataaaaccccagaacccacagcaggataaatacagtgccaattccatgtataataccccagaacacacagcaggataaatacagctacagtataaatacagcttCAAATTCATGTATAAACCCCCCCAGTTGTTGGAAATTTATTGTTGTTCATTTAGGAAGGCTAAGCCTCCACAAGTCATCACTCAAGTCCTACCAAGAATAGATGAAGAAACATAGAGGAAGACAAAGGCCCAACAATTGACAGCCCAGGGATAAGGCCATTAACTTACCTTAACAGAGAATCCTTTGGCCTTAGTACCAGGGGGGCAATATTCAATGTCTGTCCACTGTCCTGCTGGACCTCCATATGGGACCATTACAAATGGAGAATCGGACTGTGCGTTTCCAAATGGGAATAGACAGAAAAGTATCAAGGAGAAGCTAAGCTTTATCATGTTGAGATCTAATACAGCTGGAGACGAGAAGAAAtgacttccactaacagaaagaaaaaaaaaaccttaatgttTGCTGTCCAACCTGACCTGCATCTACTCAGTAAGCACCGAATGACTCCAAGTCAGCTCATCCCTTCCTTCATTCAAATCTGGGCCAATTACACATGTTAATTAATAGGGCAAGTGCTAAAAATATCTTGTGTAATAGGGCGGTGCATTCTATAGCCTCAAAAAAGTACTCCTGCCAGAGAAGGTGTACGCCTACAGTCAAGAGAAGCTCTCGGCTACCCTGAAATGGTTAATGAAATTGACTCTGCCCCACTCTGGGGATCAGCCTATGATCGAGGGCTCCATTTGCTAATAGTAAGGCTTCAGGGAACATCAGCCCCTAGTTCCTATAATATCTATGACATCCAAGTGTTCACCATACATGATCTTCAAGTTGGGTTTACAAGCGTATCTAGAAGGCAAAGTAGGACTACTCCCCATATGTCGCCCTAATTGGTCTTTAGGTTGGGGGGAGGCAACCCCAAAGTTTGGGAACTACtgattaaaactgattttcttacTAATACTTTTCTACAACAAGTTCCAACTAGATGTGGAAAATGATAAACATCTTCAGGGCTCCTTCTGGGTTCCTTGAAGCCCCCAGGACTATGGAATAAACATTTCAATTGCACAATTTGTATATTGTACCTTTTTGACTGACTGAGTAGAGCACCATTACCTGGGGTTTCTACAAGACATACATGTTCATCAAAAGATCTCCACTTGAGGGCATCTACAGATACATCCAGTTCTGCCTCGCGAGGACCTGCTGCCGTCAGAGGCAAATATTACCTTTATGTTACAGCTTATGGCAAGTCATAATTATGGATGAAACCATATGTCTTGCCAAGAATAAAGGGGAATAAACAATGTGTTTCATGACCAGCCACTTATGTTGGGGAAAAGCTGAATAACAAACGGAATCTGAACTCTAAAATGAGATGAGAAAGAAGAGGCTCCGGCTAAACATGTTCTACCTTTTCTATACACTAGGGGGCCAAGGCCTCTCTTCTCTAAAGTTCATTAAAGTGTATGTTTGATTGACAGatactctaatatatatatatatatgaaatatgtaGTAGAACCTGCAGTATTATCCCCGAGCATCATTAACATCCATTTCTGCCCTAAGATAGGAAAGCAAGTGCCCCAATTTCTGCCTGCTAGGGCAATAAGAATGTTGGGTGCAATTAGGCTTTAAATGTCTTAGAATGAGCAGTAATTACCATACTCAACATTCTAAATTGATGTAAATGTGTATAGGCATGTATTGCCATAGAACTTCCCTGATAgtctggggtaacagtcaccccgctatagatccaggggtacccagggcacaaataagaactcaccccaaatccccccctaactggccttcaggctgggcccccttagcccataacaaggttacagatatatagaaacattggggtaacagtcaccccgctatagttccaggggtacccagggcacaaataagcactcaccccaaatccccccctaactggccttcaggctgggcccccttagcccataacaaggttacagatatatagaaacattggggtaacagtcacccctctatagttccaggggtacccagggcacaaataagcactcaccccaaatccccccctaactggccttcaggctgggcccccttagcccataacaaggttacagatatatagaaacattggggtaacagtcaccctgctatagttccaggggtacccagggcacaaataagcactcaccccaaatccccccctaactggccttcaggctgggcccccttagcccataacaaggttacagatatatagaaacattggggtaacagtcaccccgctatagttccaggggtacccagggcacaaataagcactcaccccaatccccccctaactggccttcaggctgggcccccttagcccataacaaggttacagatatatagaaacattgggtaacagtcaccccgctatagttccaggggtacccagggcacaaataagcactcaccccaaatccccccctaactggccttcaggctgggcccccttagcccataacaaggttacagatatatagaaacattggggtaacagtcaccccgctatagttccaggggtacccagggcacaaataagcactcaccccaaatccccccctaactggccttcaggctgggcccccttagcccataacaaggttacagatatatagaaacattggggtaacagtcaccccgctatagttccaggggtacccagggcacaaataagcactcaccccaaatccccccctaactggccttcaggctgggcccccttagcccataacaaggttacagatatatagaaacattggggtaacagtcaccctgctatagttccaggggtacccagggcacaaataagcactcaccccaaatccccccctaactggccttcaggctgggcccccttagcccataacaaggttacagatatatagaaacattggggtaacagtcaccccgctatagttccaggggtacccagggcacaaataagcactcaccccaaatccccccctaactggccttcaggctgggcccccttagcccataacaaggttacagatatatagaaacattggggtaagagAGTTTGGACAGCCTAGAAAGAGTAGCttttggctccaacaaggattggtCGCTAGGAGGTACCACCCCCATGCAAGGGATCCAGACTACTAAAGAGCCCTTTCTTTACTGGTGAACTTTAACTTTACCAAGTCCCATCTCCTACACGGCCTGCACGTCTCCTTATGATATAAATGTCACTACGCTCTACATCTCGTGGCTCAAGTGTCTCCTGTGTCCTGGAGATAAGGTCCCAATCCCGAAGAGCCAACTCTAGCCACCCCTCCCAGGCAGTGGTTATTAGTATGTGCCACGATACACACCTATGACTGTAGCCGTAATTTACATACCTATGTAGCTGTAATTTACATAACTAAATAATTAATTAACTGACTCGCCCGTTCCATGTAATTACACCAGAATTACACAAGGTATGTGGATGTATCAGTCATTATATAATGGCTACCTTTTCTATTCACCCCAATACATAAAGCGTTTGGTGGCCCCAGGGGTGTGCTTGATACCCGATTTGCACAGGTAAGTGGACCAGATTTACCACAGTCATACACTTTTTTTCCTGTCTTTTATCCACTTCCCCACTTTCTGACGAAATCACTTCCTGTCTGAGACAACACCACTTCCTGTTTCCTTTTTCCTGTCTTTTATCCACTTCCCCGCCTTCCGATAAAGTCACGTTCAATATGtgatgacatcacttcctgtctgAGACAACACCACTTCCTGTTTCCTTTTTCCTGTCTTTTATCCACTTCCCCGCCTTCTGATAAAGTCACTTTCGATATGTGACGACATCACTTCCTGTCTGAGACAACACCATTTCCAGTTTCCTTTTTCCTGTCTTTTATCCTCTTCCCCGCCTTCCGATAAAGTCACTTTCAATATGtgatgacatcacttcctgtctgAGACAACACCACTTCCTGTTTCC contains:
- the LOC101732800 gene encoding vitelline membrane outer layer protein 1 homolog, which translates into the protein MIKLSFSLILFCLFPFGNAQSDSPFVMVPYGGPAGQWTDIEYCPPGTKAKGFSVKMKEKEGIPGDSALNGLRLYCTSENKADGEYIVTSTEGQSGTWSNTFRCMNGFLSSFCLRVSPPKRIDDDMLANIKFRCRDSLELEGSGSQRGFYGPWSGKCSDYICGIQTKVTKQGDVVIDFRFYCCDK